Below is a window of Halarcobacter anaerophilus DNA.
TAAGACCGATATTTCCTTCTTGGATTAAATCTAAGAAAGGTAAACCTCTGTTTGTGTATCTTTTTGCGATAGATACAACAAGTCTAAGGTTTGATTTAGCCATTCTTGTTTTTGCTTCATCGGTTATCTTTTTACCGCGTTTGATTTGCTCAAGTACGTCCATAAGTTCTTCAGGCTCTAAATCAAATCCGCCTTTACTAGCTTCTGCGGTTTGGAAAAGTTTTTTGATCTCCATATATGTAGAAACCATAGTAGCTTCAGGAACCATTGCAGTAATTTGAGCTTTTGACAAATTAACGATATTATCCAAAATCTTTTGGTGATTTTTTAATAAAATATCGTTGAATAAAGGTAATTTATACTCAAGCTTTTTAAGTTCTGTTTCAAATCCTGATTCTGATTTTAAAGCTGTTTCCATCGCTTTTACAATCTCTGTAATTAGTTTTGAAGTAGGTCCTAAATTGAATAAAGAGTCTTTTAATACTTTTTTCTTAAATGCAACCGATAAATTATATTGCATTTGATCAACTTCGCCTTCTGATTTTGGAGACTCTTTTGCTTGGAATTTAAGCCAATCTTTTTTTGCTTTTTCTAAAACTTTAAAAGCAGCTATAATAGTTTCAGCTCTTTTATCAAGTTTTTTTGCAGGTTTTTTAGAATCATCATCTTCATCTAAAACCTCTTCTTCTTCGATTTCTGAATCATTGTCTGAATCGTCATCGTCAGAATCTTCATCATCAAAGTTTCTAAAAAGTTCTTTTACTTTTCTCTCTCTATTTACTAAAGGTTCTTTATATTCTAAAATAAAATCAATTAGATAGGGAACATAACAGATTGCATCAAGGATAACATCTTCTCCCATCTCTATTTTTTTAGATATTTCAATCTCTTCTTCTTTTGTTAAAAGCGGGATTTGCCCCATTTCTCTTAAATACATTCTTACAGGAGAGTCGGATCTTGACCATTCAAGAAGCTCTTTACTTTTTAATAAATCGAAGACATCTTCATCATTCTCTTTTAGTTTGTTTCTTAAATCTTCTTTTTTCTTTGCTTCTTCAGCATTCATTCTTTTTGCTTGTTCTTGTGAGCTAATCAAAGTTACATTGTATAGTTGAACAAGGGCTAAAAGTTTTTTTACATTTGCTGCTGAGGGAGCTTTAGGAAAGATTTTGATAAGTTTTTCATAAGTTAAAATTGAATCTTTGTATTCTTTTACAATATCTTCAATATCTTTATTTAAATCTTTTGTACTCAATGGGTGTTCCTCATATGTTAAAGATAAGTCAGATATTATACCCAAATTAGTTAAAAATCACTTTAAGGAATTCTATTTAATCTATAATTTTTAAAATTTTAGATAAAATGCAAAACTTTAGAAAAATAAACTTTAAAAAAAGTACTAAATTTAAGGAACTAAAATATGAGTAAGATTACAGGAAAAGTTTGGAATTTTGGAGCAAATGTCGATACTGATGTTATTATTGCTGCAAGATATTTAAATAGTTCAGACCCAGAGCATTTAGCAAATCATGTTATGGAAGATGCAGATCCTGATTTCCCGAAAAAATTAAAAAAAGGTGATATTATCGTTGCAGGGGAAAACTTTGGATGCGGTTCAAGTAGAGAACATGCTCCTATTGCACTAAAAGCTGCAGGAGTTGCCGCCGTTGTTGCACCTTCTTTTGCAAGAATATTTTATAGAAACTCTTTTAATATGGGACTTCCTATTTTTGAATTGCCGGAGTCTTTGGAAATCAAAGAGGGTGAAGAGATTTCAATAGATTTAGATGAAGGGATTATTACAAATAATACAACTAATAAAATTTATAAATTTATCCCGATTCCTGAATTTATGCAAGAACTTATCTCTACTGGTGGATTAATAAATTATGCAAAAGCTGAGATGAAAAAGGATTAATAAAAATGAAAAAGTATGATATTTCTATAATAAAAGGTGACGGTATCGGTCCTGAAATTGTTGATGAAGCAATTAAAGTTTTAGATGCAGTATCTTACTCTTGCGGTTTTAGTTTAGAATATAAAGAGTATTTGATGGGAGGAATCGCTATTGACGTAACGGGAACTCCTCTTCCGAAAGAGACAGTTGAGGGTGTTTTAAACTCGGATGCTTGTCTATTTGGTGCAATCGGTGGAGAAAAATGGGATACGCTTCCAAGAGATTTAAGACCTGAAACAGGACTTTTAAACTTTAGAGAAGCAATGGGAGTTTACGCAAACCTACGTCCAGCTATTATTTATGATGAATTAGTTAATGCTTCAACACTTAAACCTGAAGTTATAGAAGGTGTTGATATTATGGTTGTAAGAGAGCTAATAGGTGGAATCTATTTTGGTAAACCTAGAGAAAACGACGGATTTAAAGCATTTAATA
It encodes the following:
- the rpoD gene encoding RNA polymerase sigma factor RpoD, which gives rise to MSTKDLNKDIEDIVKEYKDSILTYEKLIKIFPKAPSAANVKKLLALVQLYNVTLISSQEQAKRMNAEEAKKKEDLRNKLKENDEDVFDLLKSKELLEWSRSDSPVRMYLREMGQIPLLTKEEEIEISKKIEMGEDVILDAICYVPYLIDFILEYKEPLVNRERKVKELFRNFDDEDSDDDDSDNDSEIEEEEVLDEDDDSKKPAKKLDKRAETIIAAFKVLEKAKKDWLKFQAKESPKSEGEVDQMQYNLSVAFKKKVLKDSLFNLGPTSKLITEIVKAMETALKSESGFETELKKLEYKLPLFNDILLKNHQKILDNIVNLSKAQITAMVPEATMVSTYMEIKKLFQTAEASKGGFDLEPEELMDVLEQIKRGKKITDEAKTRMAKSNLRLVVSIAKRYTNRGLPFLDLIQEGNIGLMKAVDKFEYKKGYKFSTYATWWIRQAISRAIADQARTIRIPIHMIETINRINKIIRKGIQENGKEPDVEEISKEVGLPTDKVKQVIKITKEPVSLEAPIGSDDDGKFGDFVPDEKAPTPVDNIMKEDLQGQIDQILAQLNEREQAVVRMRFGLMDDASDRTLEEIGKELSVTRERVRQIESSAIKKLKHPKVGKNLKNYVES
- a CDS encoding 3-isopropylmalate dehydratase small subunit codes for the protein MSKITGKVWNFGANVDTDVIIAARYLNSSDPEHLANHVMEDADPDFPKKLKKGDIIVAGENFGCGSSREHAPIALKAAGVAAVVAPSFARIFYRNSFNMGLPIFELPESLEIKEGEEISIDLDEGIITNNTTNKIYKFIPIPEFMQELISTGGLINYAKAEMKKD